In the bacterium genome, one interval contains:
- a CDS encoding addiction module protein encodes MKRVRQSEDAEASAVDGSVFDLSPAEKMQLVEDLWDDLAAVPDRVPVRDWQKAELVRRKANLARNPGAGLAWEEVMRRVRSRSGR; translated from the coding sequence GTGAAACGAGTCAGACAGTCAGAGGATGCCGAAGCGTCCGCCGTAGACGGCTCAGTGTTTGACCTGAGTCCGGCCGAGAAAATGCAGTTGGTCGAAGACCTGTGGGACGACCTCGCGGCCGTGCCGGACAGGGTGCCGGTCCGCGACTGGCAGAAGGCGGAACTGGTTCGCCGCAAAGCGAATCTGGCCCGAAACCCGGGCGCCGGCCTGGCCTGGGAAGAAGTCATGCGCCGCGTTCGTAGCCGCAGTGGCCGTTAG
- a CDS encoding type II toxin-antitoxin system RelE/ParE family toxin, giving the protein MAVRVVAAPEAEQDVADAYAWYESQRVGLGEEFLGCLDACIEATRRSPNTHATIFRRFRRALLRRFPYAVFYEYDSGVVTVFGVFHTSRHPLRWIERATRDRG; this is encoded by the coding sequence GTGGCCGTTAGGGTCGTCGCGGCCCCTGAGGCCGAGCAGGACGTTGCCGACGCCTATGCCTGGTACGAAAGTCAGCGTGTGGGGCTCGGAGAGGAGTTCCTGGGTTGCCTCGATGCCTGCATTGAGGCAACTCGTCGTTCACCCAATACGCACGCGACTATCTTCAGGAGATTTCGGCGCGCCCTGCTCCGGCGCTTCCCTTACGCAGTGTTCTACGAGTACGATTCAGGCGTTGTGACCGTTTTCGGCGTATTCCACACATCGCGACACCCGTTGAGGTGGATAGAACGGGCGACGAGGGATAGAGGCTAG
- a CDS encoding GspE/PulE family protein, producing MKEKKQNRRVTKPATAPEETGRPPKPAPDTTVERWVNMLLIRAVRERASDIHIEERHPGLSIHFRVDGTLRLVQPPDQSLPEGVLTRIRKMARMKLEDERLPSDGHYGALVDGREVDFAVHSLPTSQGESLTLRMRDCNSLVPLGKLGFEPAALTCLRKMLAKPRGLILVVGPAGSGKTTTLYAMLSELARSDKRVVTLEYPIEYNLPNIIQSQVDPRSGYDYAAALRVITRQDPDVVMVGDLGDVDTTHAALRTALGGRLVLSSLNAGDAVEAISGLLGLGVDPFLLATGLEGIVGQRVLRRVCPSCKQSVAPGSIERQFLGIKPGQKVAKGRGCEQCMGTGYRGQVGVFAVVPVTDALRDIALNRPQPSALRQSYGAVEQRGLYAAGMTKVKAGLTTLKEVVLKGGLGYIMDPETINEL from the coding sequence ATGAAAGAGAAGAAGCAGAACCGGCGGGTCACCAAGCCCGCTACGGCACCAGAAGAAACCGGACGGCCCCCGAAGCCGGCACCGGACACGACCGTCGAGAGATGGGTCAACATGCTGCTAATCCGCGCGGTCCGTGAGCGCGCGTCCGACATCCACATCGAAGAACGACACCCGGGGTTGTCTATCCATTTCCGCGTTGACGGAACGCTGCGACTGGTCCAACCACCCGACCAGAGCCTGCCGGAAGGCGTGCTCACCAGGATTCGCAAGATGGCCCGGATGAAACTCGAAGACGAACGCCTGCCCAGCGATGGACATTATGGCGCACTTGTCGACGGCCGCGAGGTCGACTTCGCGGTTCACAGTCTGCCGACGTCGCAAGGTGAGAGCCTGACCCTGCGGATGCGCGACTGCAACTCGCTCGTGCCGCTGGGCAAGCTGGGATTCGAGCCCGCGGCGCTGACCTGCTTGCGCAAGATGCTGGCAAAGCCACGCGGCCTGATTCTGGTCGTGGGCCCGGCCGGCAGCGGCAAAACCACGACTCTGTACGCGATGCTGAGCGAACTGGCCAGGAGCGACAAAAGGGTGGTCACCCTGGAGTACCCGATCGAGTATAACCTGCCCAACATCATCCAGTCGCAGGTCGACCCGCGCTCCGGCTACGACTACGCGGCAGCCCTGCGCGTAATCACTCGCCAGGACCCCGACGTGGTCATGGTCGGCGACCTGGGCGACGTCGATACCACGCACGCCGCCCTGAGGACCGCTCTTGGCGGCCGTCTGGTACTGAGCTCGCTGAACGCCGGCGACGCGGTTGAGGCGATTTCCGGACTGCTGGGACTGGGCGTCGACCCGTTCCTGCTCGCCACCGGTCTCGAGGGCATAGTCGGGCAGCGCGTTCTCCGACGGGTCTGCCCGTCCTGCAAGCAGAGTGTCGCGCCGGGCTCGATCGAGAGGCAGTTTCTGGGTATCAAGCCCGGCCAGAAGGTAGCCAAAGGCCGCGGCTGCGAACAGTGCATGGGGACCGGGTACAGAGGCCAGGTCGGGGTCTTCGCGGTGGTGCCGGTGACCGATGCCCTCCGCGACATCGCGCTGAACCGCCCGCAACCCAGCGCCCTGCGCCAATCCTACGGCGCAGTGGAACAAAGAGGCCTGTACGCTGCCGGCATGACGAAAGTCAAGGCCGGGCTCACGACATTGAAGGAAGTGGTCTTGAAGGGCGGACTCGGCTACATAATGGACCCGGAGACTATCAACGAGCTCTAG
- a CDS encoding GspE/PulE family protein: MKEKKQNRRVAKPAAKPVEAPQATVKAAKPAPATTAESWVNRMIVDAVRQRADAIHIEPGAEGLTVRFRVDGTLRPVPAPEQSLQESVVSRIKKMSRMKMEDERMPKDGRYGAIVDGREIDFRVHSLPTSYGESLALRVLDRATLIPMDRLGFPPATLTKVREMMGKPRGLILVAGPAGSGKTTTLYALLSEIGKSDKKVVTLEYPIEFDMANVAQSQIDPRSGYDYATALRVVTRQDPDVVMVGGLGDLETAQAALQTVLGGHLVLSSIHANDAAEAIARLLGMGVDPLLLGNGLEGVIEQRVLRQVCPSCKQSIAPSEAASQWLGLKPGQKLAKGRGCQECKGTGYKGRVGVFAVLPVTEEIRDLVLTRPQPNALRQLYRKAEIGALYQDSAEKAKAGLTTFEEVMRVVPPL; this comes from the coding sequence GTGAAAGAGAAGAAACAGAACCGGCGGGTCGCCAAGCCCGCCGCCAAGCCTGTAGAGGCACCGCAAGCGACCGTAAAGGCCGCGAAGCCGGCCCCGGCCACGACCGCAGAGAGCTGGGTCAACCGGATGATAGTCGATGCCGTGCGCCAGCGGGCCGACGCGATTCACATCGAGCCGGGAGCCGAAGGACTGACGGTCCGCTTCCGCGTTGACGGCACGCTGCGACCGGTCCCCGCACCCGAGCAGAGTCTGCAGGAGAGCGTGGTTTCCCGGATCAAGAAGATGTCAAGGATGAAGATGGAAGACGAGCGCATGCCCAAGGATGGACGCTACGGTGCGATTGTGGACGGCCGCGAGATCGACTTCCGGGTTCACAGCCTGCCGACTTCCTATGGAGAGAGCCTGGCCCTGCGCGTGCTGGACCGCGCTACGCTTATCCCGATGGACCGGCTGGGGTTCCCGCCCGCAACACTGACGAAGGTACGTGAGATGATGGGCAAGCCGCGCGGCCTGATTCTGGTCGCAGGCCCGGCGGGCAGCGGCAAGACCACGACCCTGTACGCATTGCTCAGCGAGATAGGCAAGAGCGACAAGAAGGTCGTCACGCTCGAGTACCCGATAGAGTTCGACATGGCCAATGTCGCCCAGTCGCAGATTGACCCGCGCTCCGGGTACGACTACGCAACCGCTCTACGCGTGGTCACGCGCCAAGACCCGGACGTGGTCATGGTCGGCGGGCTGGGCGACCTCGAGACTGCCCAGGCTGCCCTTCAGACCGTCCTGGGCGGGCACCTGGTACTGAGTTCGATTCACGCGAACGACGCGGCCGAGGCGATTGCCCGCCTTTTGGGGATGGGAGTCGACCCGCTACTGCTCGGCAACGGCCTTGAAGGCGTGATTGAACAGCGGGTGCTCCGCCAGGTCTGCCCGTCGTGCAAGCAGAGCATTGCGCCGAGCGAGGCGGCGAGTCAATGGCTGGGGCTGAAGCCCGGTCAGAAGCTGGCCAAGGGTCGCGGCTGCCAGGAATGCAAGGGCACCGGCTACAAAGGGCGCGTCGGGGTCTTCGCGGTCCTGCCGGTGACCGAAGAGATTCGCGACCTCGTGCTTACCCGCCCGCAGCCGAACGCCCTGCGCCAGCTCTATCGCAAAGCCGAAATAGGAGCCCTGTACCAAGACAGCGCGGAGAAGGCCAAAGCCGGGCTCACCACCTTCGAAGAAGTAATGCGCGTGGTTCCTCCGCTCTAA